AATAACATGGGGGTTTAAAACCCACCgtttaatactttaatttagTACTTACTCATATGATATAATTTACACTTAATCGATtattatatgtgtatatatatgtatacttgCTGCATGTGTTTATTATCCAGTCTCGTTTCGAgtcgtttatttataatcttatatatatgattCAGTTAACTTGCcactgtaataaaaataaattagtcaaTTAGCATTTTATCGATTAGACAAATATACGGAAGGAAGATAAGTAATAacttgtattaaaaataatatttaaataccttCAATGGCGCATCTCGATCAGTATTAGCTAATTCTTGCTCACGTTTTTCACGTTCCAGTGCTTGTTGCTGTTGACGTTTTACTGCGTTGACGTTTCCAATACCACGTTGCTCCTGTTCTCTCATTCTTCTTTCAGCAGCTTCCATTTGTTGTTGTCTTCTTGtttgctttaaaaaaaattaatccaatgaaaatattttttaaaaattcaaatcccctactttgtttttatcataaatattttaatatcactaGGGTGTgacataaattattgattacgTACTTGATAAgtagataagaaaaaaaacttttacataaatgattcaaatttttaaataaatttatcagaatAAATTATCGttcagaatttaaaatttgcaatttttctttgtaacaacaaattattatttttataattatagattttttttatatgcaataattattataataatatatatttttaaataaatatataaccgCAATGACTCACCTCATCAGGTGTTAAATCCTCATAGGAACCTGATTCTTTGCAACATGACGTGCATGCAGTTAAAAGATTAcccattttaataaaaaaatgttttttttctaattaacaccaacaattaataaaaagtgaCAGTTAATTGTTGACAGacaaactttaaattttaaacgtcaAAAACTCCAGTCTTTTTGACGTCTGTGTTTTTTTAcgtctttatttttattttttgtttggtaaaaaaaatcaccgcAATGTCGACAACTGCTGGgtggttttattttaaaaatgttggtAGCAGTGACATCTAGACAGGAAGCCAACTTCAAGCTGCTGGCTCACTGGTAACCTgctcgttaaaaaaaaaaaaacgggtCACTTGCCCGAATATTATTTacaacttaaatatttatttaaatatataatatatattttatatatttattaaccatGTCTTCAAGCAGGTTCACTATGAtcgtaagtaaaaaaatattttttttagaaatattgttTTCATAAACCAAAGCATGTCAGATTGTAATCGAGtattattataaacttttcatttaaataatataattgcaaatatttatatgtaataattacttttattttaggtAAGATCATTCTCTTCATCTCCAGTCACACAGCAATTAGTGAAGGTATGTTACaaatgcaaaaataaaataactttgtgttatgtaatttttttttatgatactgaaagtagtgaactgataattttaaaaaaattaaattagaagttgacagaaaaaaatttttaaattcataccatggacatttttaaatattcttgtGCGTAGTTTTCAATAActccataattttttaattatttataaatttgaaaaattattacagcTCGGGATGTTGAGCAGTAACTTTATttagcttaaaaaaattaaacaaaatgtttaaatttacaatttctACAAACACAgttcttaaataataaatcagaaATCTTATTCGACTTATGAAGtcgtcatttattttttaaccaatcaaaatttttgtactttttcaaatttgaaagcTATCCCTATCAAAAAATCCATGTGAGATTACATAAGAACCCATAAAAATCCATATAAGAAACTAtagatttatgtaaaaatcCATAGGGATTAATATAGAAgtgtatggatttatataagaatccatGTAGAATCATCGGTATCTACATCCCCATATGGGAAAGTGTCGATACCTAGATTCCCATACAGGAACTTGGAAATATGAA
This genomic interval from Microplitis mediator isolate UGA2020A chromosome 2, iyMicMedi2.1, whole genome shotgun sequence contains the following:
- the LOC130663816 gene encoding reticulocyte-binding protein homolog 2a, whose product is MGNLLTACTSCCKESGSYEDLTPDEQTRRQQQMEAAERRMREQEQRGIGNVNAVKRQQQQALEREKREQELANTDRDAPLKWQVN